A genomic stretch from Longimicrobium sp. includes:
- a CDS encoding YaiO family outer membrane beta-barrel protein has product MKGWTTCFVALAMLPAAAAGAQEAGCEPGPGCAVPRPVEEAAAVNRASLEYGITYFGGGSEPEPWHTASAELSRKTRPVTLVARATVAERFGQRGEQFELDAYPRISPRFYGYLNAGWSPSDIFPELRLGAELYANAGGGTELSAGARRLEFAEQSVTILTGSVGRYAGNYYFSARPYVTPREDEGTSYSATLLARRYFSSADSYATLTVGAGTAATESAQEFELDRVSSQRVGVYGKTPVGRRLGVRWSAGYEHEELTRTVDRQRLTGGLGLELRF; this is encoded by the coding sequence ATGAAGGGATGGACCACGTGCTTCGTGGCGCTGGCGATGCTCCCGGCCGCGGCGGCGGGCGCGCAGGAGGCGGGGTGCGAGCCCGGGCCCGGATGCGCCGTTCCCCGGCCGGTGGAGGAGGCGGCCGCGGTGAACCGCGCGTCGCTGGAGTACGGCATCACCTACTTCGGCGGCGGCTCGGAGCCGGAGCCGTGGCACACCGCCAGTGCCGAGCTGTCGCGCAAGACGCGCCCGGTGACGCTCGTGGCCCGCGCCACCGTCGCCGAGCGCTTCGGCCAGCGTGGGGAGCAGTTCGAGCTGGACGCCTATCCCCGCATCTCCCCGCGCTTCTACGGCTACCTGAACGCCGGCTGGTCGCCCTCGGACATCTTTCCCGAGCTGCGGCTGGGCGCGGAACTCTACGCCAACGCGGGCGGCGGCACCGAGCTCTCGGCGGGCGCGCGGCGGCTGGAGTTCGCGGAGCAGTCGGTGACGATCCTCACGGGCTCGGTGGGGCGCTACGCGGGCAACTACTACTTCTCGGCCCGCCCCTACGTCACCCCGCGCGAAGACGAGGGGACCTCGTACTCCGCCACGCTGCTGGCCCGCCGCTACTTCAGCAGCGCGGACTCGTACGCCACGCTCACCGTGGGCGCCGGCACCGCCGCCACCGAGAGCGCGCAGGAGTTCGAGCTGGACCGCGTAAGCTCCCAGCGCGTCGGAGTGTACGGCAAGACGCCGGTGGGGCGCCGGCTGGGCGTGCGCTGGTCCGCCGGCTACGAGCACGAGGAGCTGACGCGCACCGTGGATCGCCAGCGCCTGACCGGAGGCCTGGGGCTGGAGCTGCGCTTCTGA